A window of the Desulfobacula toluolica Tol2 genome harbors these coding sequences:
- the ltrA gene encoding group II intron reverse transcriptase/maturase: MIETNRRCILMDILPQQMEMFTALQITESPTESSRLMEFILERGNMFRALKRVRSNKGAPGIDNMTVDQLPGYLRRHWPKVKGKLLQGNYKPLPVKRKEIPKPDGGVRLLGIPTVLDRLIQQAVSEILQQIWDPHFSESSHGFRPGRSQHDAILQGKVYLLSGYTHSVNMDLSKFFDRVNHDRLMSRLAERIKDKRVLKLIRSYLTAGVMIDGVVVSAAEGTPQGGPLSPVISNIVLDELDKELEKRGHKFVRYADDFVIYLKSKKAAERVMKSVKRFITVKLRLKVNEEKSKVSRPWLDKFLGYTFISMCGKTKIRIHRKTIERFKERVRELTNRNCGLSLPQIIDKLNMYIRGWWNYYCLTEARHIFKSLNGWIIRRLRCVVWKQWKNPGTKIRNLLKRGIPFQYAVTCGNSRKKHWRMSRVKWVVMALPNKYFLSLGLFLPGN; encoded by the coding sequence ATGATAGAGACAAATAGGAGGTGTATACTTATGGACATATTGCCACAGCAGATGGAAATGTTCACAGCGTTACAGATCACCGAAAGTCCGACAGAAAGTTCCCGACTCATGGAATTTATCCTTGAAAGGGGAAACATGTTCAGAGCATTAAAAAGGGTCCGTAGCAACAAAGGGGCACCTGGAATCGACAACATGACCGTTGATCAACTACCGGGTTACCTCAGACGCCACTGGCCCAAAGTTAAGGGAAAGTTGCTGCAGGGAAACTACAAGCCATTACCGGTGAAAAGGAAAGAAATTCCTAAACCCGATGGCGGAGTAAGACTGCTCGGCATTCCAACAGTTTTGGATCGTTTGATCCAGCAAGCCGTCAGCGAGATATTGCAGCAAATATGGGACCCGCATTTTTCTGAGTCCAGTCATGGATTCAGACCTGGAAGATCCCAGCATGATGCCATACTCCAAGGCAAAGTTTATCTGCTCTCAGGATATACACACTCTGTTAATATGGATCTTTCCAAATTTTTCGACAGAGTGAACCATGACCGCCTCATGAGCCGTCTGGCTGAAAGAATAAAGGATAAGCGGGTTCTCAAGCTTATCCGAAGTTACTTAACAGCCGGTGTCATGATCGACGGGGTGGTTGTATCTGCCGCTGAAGGAACTCCTCAAGGCGGCCCTCTTTCACCAGTGATTTCAAATATCGTTTTGGATGAACTGGATAAAGAGTTGGAGAAAAGAGGGCATAAATTTGTCAGATACGCTGATGACTTTGTCATATATCTCAAGAGCAAGAAAGCGGCCGAACGTGTTATGAAAAGTGTTAAACGTTTTATAACCGTAAAGCTCAGGCTCAAGGTCAATGAAGAGAAAAGCAAGGTCAGCCGACCATGGCTGGACAAATTTCTCGGCTACACATTTATCAGTATGTGCGGCAAGACCAAGATCCGCATACACCGGAAAACAATCGAGCGCTTCAAAGAAAGGGTTCGAGAATTAACAAACCGGAACTGTGGTCTAAGTCTTCCCCAGATCATTGATAAATTGAATATGTACATCAGGGGATGGTGGAATTATTACTGTCTCACCGAAGCAAGACACATATTCAAGTCCTTGAACGGCTGGATTATCCGCCGCTTGAGATGTGTTGTATGGAAACAGTGGAAAAATCCCGGAACGAAAATCCGGAACCTGCTTAAACGAGGCATACCGTTTCAATATGCCGTCACTTGCGGAAATTCCCGCAAGAAACACTGGCGCATGAGCAGGGTTAAATGGGTTGTCATGGCTCTGCCAAACAAATATTTCCTTTCTCTTGGATTATTTCTGCCCGGGAACTAA
- a CDS encoding HigA family addiction module antitoxin: MAMYNPPHPGEFIKEVYLEPLSVSPRSVALLLKVSPSTFSRLIKGQSAISPAMALRLSKCLGRTPESWLLMQDSYDLWQAKQSVDLSGIEPLAIPA; this comes from the coding sequence ATGGCTATGTATAACCCACCCCATCCTGGGGAATTCATTAAAGAAGTTTATTTAGAGCCTTTAAGTGTATCGCCCCGTAGCGTTGCTTTACTGCTTAAGGTCTCACCTTCAACCTTTTCAAGGCTTATAAAAGGGCAAAGTGCAATCAGTCCAGCAATGGCCCTACGCTTATCTAAATGCTTAGGTCGTACTCCTGAAAGTTGGCTTCTCATGCAAGACAGCTATGATCTTTGGCAGGCTAAGCAAAGTGTTGATCTTTCTGGAATAGAGCCACTGGCAATCCCTGCTTAA
- a CDS encoding type II toxin-antitoxin system RelE/ParE family toxin, whose product MRAFYARTTEKMKIYGPNLGMPFTRPMGQGLFEIRAKGKEGIGRAFFCTIVGYEIVILHEFIKKSNKTPRKEIDIARQRLKEVKNDHP is encoded by the coding sequence ATCAGGGCGTTTTATGCAAGAACAACAGAAAAAATGAAAATATATGGACCTAACCTTGGTATGCCGTTTACTCGGCCCATGGGACAGGGATTGTTTGAAATACGTGCCAAAGGGAAAGAAGGAATTGGCCGGGCTTTTTTCTGTACAATTGTGGGATATGAAATAGTGATTCTTCATGAATTTATTAAGAAATCCAATAAAACGCCTCGAAAAGAGATTGATATCGCAAGACAAAGGCTTAAGGAGGTAAAAAATGACCACCCATGA
- a CDS encoding helix-turn-helix domain-containing protein has product MTTHDNMIKKWKEDPAFMAEYEALEEEFTLLDELLKARAKANMTQEDVARAMNTKAPAVARIEAGGGSKKHSPSIATLRRYAKAVGCRLKIKLEPVKP; this is encoded by the coding sequence ATGACCACCCATGATAACATGATAAAAAAATGGAAAGAAGATCCTGCATTCATGGCAGAATATGAGGCGCTTGAGGAAGAATTCACGCTCCTTGATGAGCTGCTGAAAGCAAGGGCAAAAGCCAATATGACCCAGGAAGATGTGGCAAGGGCAATGAACACAAAAGCCCCTGCAGTCGCTAGAATTGAAGCAGGGGGAGGCAGCAAAAAACATTCCCCATCTATTGCGACATTACGCAGATACGCTAAAGCGGTCGGGTGCCGCCTGAAAATAAAACTGGAGCCTGTCAAGCCGTAG
- a CDS encoding type II toxin-antitoxin system RelE/ParE family toxin produces MIKTFKHKGLRKFFETGKLSGIQPSHKQKLRIRLIALDTATCIEDMNTPGWRLHGLKGDRQGLWAIDVNKNWRIVFEFKDGNAYIVDYEDYH; encoded by the coding sequence ATGATAAAAACATTTAAACACAAAGGGCTACGTAAGTTCTTTGAAACTGGTAAGTTGTCAGGTATTCAACCCAGTCACAAACAAAAGCTCAGAATTCGACTAATTGCACTTGATACTGCGACATGTATAGAAGATATGAATACTCCCGGTTGGCGGCTCCATGGTTTAAAAGGTGATCGTCAAGGATTATGGGCGATTGATGTAAACAAAAACTGGCGTATCGTTTTTGAATTTAAAGATGGTAATGCCTATATAGTAGATTATGAGGATTATCACTAA
- a CDS encoding DMT family protein, protein MRTFFISAGLLCCSNIFMTFAWYGHLKNLSTKSWIIAVLASWGIALFEYLLQVPANRVGYQVMSLGQLKILQEVITLSIFVPFSVLFMKEEMRLDFLWAGLCILGAVFFIFKQKILGT, encoded by the coding sequence ATGCGAACATTTTTTATTTCGGCAGGGTTGCTGTGCTGCAGCAACATATTTATGACTTTTGCATGGTATGGGCATTTGAAAAATCTTTCAACCAAGTCTTGGATTATTGCTGTTTTAGCCAGCTGGGGAATCGCTCTTTTCGAATACTTATTGCAGGTCCCGGCGAACAGGGTTGGATATCAGGTAATGAGCCTGGGTCAACTTAAAATCCTTCAGGAGGTAATAACCCTTTCAATTTTTGTCCCTTTTTCGGTTCTGTTCATGAAAGAAGAGATGCGACTGGATTTCTTATGGGCCGGCCTTTGCATTTTGGGAGCTGTTTTCTTTATCTTTAAACAGAAAATATTGGGCACATGA